In Zingiber officinale cultivar Zhangliang chromosome 3A, Zo_v1.1, whole genome shotgun sequence, the DNA window CTGAAAAAGTGAAAAAAATCGACGCACACTAATCATCTCCTTTAGCGCTTTCTCTGATCCTAAATAGTGATTATCCTATAGGCTGACGAGAAGGAGGATAATCCCTTCTTCTTGAGGAGAATGTAAGAAAAAAAATCGTCGTCCTCAAATTTTTCGtagaagaaaattttattttataatagacGATAATTTCTTGAACAATTAAACAGATGTTCTAAATTCTAAAATATAAAGGAAATAAATCATAACATATAAACGGACTcacaattcaaaaattaaaaaaaaaatagatagtatCAAAGATATTAtaaatatcaaaaaaataaaaattattaaaaaaaatagtaataaaaatctttagatcttcctatatcaaacacagaagttgattttttttgaaaaaaattaggcGCTCTACAATTTAAAAGGTCTTGAGGCTATGACTTTAGGGCATGATGACATCCAATGTTAAGATAGAAACTTAAGGCATTTGGATTGGGTCTAATAAGAGATGGCTAAGTTGATCAACAAATTTTGGCTTAAATTCATTAATAATAGACCTGACTAAAGTTTATTAATGAACCTAGAagtataaaaattctaaaactagAGTAGGTAAATGAAGAAAGAAGTCTAGGGAAGATAGTCTTGTTCCGAAACAATAGTTGTGAGGCTAGCTCCAAGACATATAGTTTTGTGTCAATTGGCACATAGCCTATTCAACAAGACTATAGACTATAGTGCTGTTTTGGAGAAATCAGAATCATTGTGATGTTGCCTGTAGTTCTGTTTGAAAGTAACCAGCACTACTAAGGTCCTGGGTTGAAAAAATCAATAACTCTATGGGGAAGTTAAAACACTATTGTTGTTGGCTGTTTGAGATCAATCTCAATATAATGCTGAGTTGGAAAACTCAGTGCCATCGAGGGATGCGATGGAGAGATTAACACCataatgatattgagttggagAGACCAACACATAGCGGTGTTGGTTTGGCAAAATCAATATTAAAATAGTAGTATTGTTGGATGGAGAGATAGCACCTTAATCCCAATTGTGTCAtattaacaataaaaaaaattactattctatcaatgaaaaaatttatttaaaacctTTTTTATAAACCTACATTACAAATCATATATATCCttacattataaattaaaaatcataaattaacactactttatcattaattaattataagCTCAATCTttaatagagagaaaaaaaatagatgtaTGTTTTCAATGCTCTTAACTATAAATCTCGAACATCACTGATATAatagttcaaattttttattaaaattttttaattttataaatctctCATAAATTTTATATTGAAAATGTCCTTACTATAGTGATGAGGTTAGTCAACACAAATCTTTAGGTAACGTTTGAATGATAGGCTGTGCCTTGAATGCTTTGGAAGTTGGATTGATATTATAGCTAATGGAGAGAAAGCTATTATTGAAAGTAAATCTTAATAGCTGGTCAGacagaaaataaatttatctaattaaaaaattaatttagtattattaatgaaaattaattaagtattatttttaaaaactaaatattaaaatagataaaaaaaaagaatataattcacgtataaaaatataatattactcCGATATGCTTAAtaatcttaaaaattataaaaaaaaatctattttaattgATCAGATTCTGAGTATCTAGTATTATCTGATGATGTGCAgtttaagaaatttaaaaatttagatctgaCTTTTAAGAAAATATCGATagtaattagaaattcaaaaaaaaaaaccgcTTGAATTAATAGATGGTGTCGTGTttgagaaataaagaaataaggaAGAGGATAATGattcatataaaaataaaaaataaagaaaaaggaaaataattatTAACACGATTTATAAAAATAGTGTAGTGGGTATGAAAATACAATTATTACAGTGTTAAATATAATcgtgtatttttttattataaaattccaTTGCGCCATTCGCATCCTGTGGATAAACGTACTCCGCTTGCCGACATAGAAAATATCTGAGCAAATGTGTTAAGAGTTGAGATCATCTTCATTGTTCAAATCAGATTCTCTGAGTTTTATATCCTCATATTTCCTCGTCGATTAGACGGGTATGATATCATATCGATATGCACTGTATTCTTGAATGATCTAATCCATCCAATCTACAATGAAACATGTGGATATAAGAATCTTAGGAGAGAATCTGATCTCTTCATTGCCAGTGTCCCCGACAAAATCAACAGCCACCCTGAACTGATTGGAGGAAGTGGCCTTATCCATAATCTCATGGAGGTCATTGGGAACGTCGTCCTCTTCTACGCCTTCGCCTTCCTCCTCGCCGCCCTCACCCACGCCGCCCTCTTCCGCAGCCGCCGCCATGAGCCTCCTCTGCCTCCCGGCCCTCGCGGCCTCCCCCTCCTCGGCAGCCTCCCTTTCCTCCGCCCCGACCTGCACTCCCACTTCGCTCGCCTCGCGCGCGACCACGGCCCCATCTTCAGCCTCCGCCTCGGAAGCAAGCTCGCCGTCGTCATCTCCTCGCCCGCCATCGCTCGAGAGGTGCTCCGCGACCACGACGCCGTCTTCGCCAACCGTGACGTCCCCGCCGCCGCCCGCATCATCTCCTACGGCGGCGACGCCGATATCGCGTGGAACCCCAACGGCCCCACGTGGCGGATGCTGCGCCGCGTCTGCGTCCGCGAGATGCTAGGCCCCGCGGGGCTCGACGCCGTCTACGCGCTCCGCCGTCGGGAGGTGCGGGCTTCGGTGGAAAGAATCCGGTCGCGGGCCGGGAGCGCGGTGGATGTCGGCGTGGAGATGTTCCTGGCGACGATGAACGCGGTGACGAGGACGCTGTGGGGCAGCACGATGGAGGAGGGCGACGAGAGGAGCATCGAGGTGGGAAGGGAGTTCCGGAAGCTGGTGGCCGAGATCACGGAGCTCCTGGGGCGCCCCAACGTATCGGACTTCTTCCCGGCGGTGGCGTGGATGGATCTGCAGGGGATCCAGCGACAGATGCGCACGCTCCTGCGCCGGTTCGACCAAATCTTCGAGGAGATCATCGAgatgaggaaaaggaagaagcaAGGCGGCGGCAGCGGAGAAGACTTTTTGGAGTTGATGCTGAGGCTGGAGAGGGAGGGCGGCGACGGGAAGACGCCATTCACCATGGCCAACGTCAAAGCTCTTCTCATGGTGAGTTGTACGCTAAAATATTAAtcaattatatttttataaataattattttaaaaatacttctaaaattaatttttaatctgattatttttttaaaaaaaataacaatttggCAGGACATGGTGGTGGGCGGATCAGAGACCTCATCCAACACGGTAGAGTGGGCCATGGCCGAGATAGTACGTAAGCCAGAGATCCTCCGGCGAGTCAAGGCGGAGCTTGACTCCGTGGTGGGTCGCGACGCCGTCGTCGAAGAGTCCCACATTTTCCGGCTCCCCTACCTCTCTGCCGTCATCAAGGAGGTGCTCCGTCTTCGCCCGGCCCTCCCGCTGATGGTCCCCCACTGCCCCAGCGCCACCTGCGTCATCGGCGGCTACACCGTTCCCTCCGGCTCCAGGGTCTTTGTCAACGTGTGGGCCATCCACCGGGACCCAGAAATTTGGCAGGATCCTCTGGAGTTCAGGCCGGAGAGGTTCGCCGGCGTCGGCGAGGGGGGGAATCAGAACTGGGACTTCAGCGGCAACGACTTCAGGTACCTTCCGTTCGGGTCGGGGCGGAGGATATGCGCGGGGATGGTGATGGCGGAGCGGATGGTGGCGTACATGGTGGCGACTCTGGTGCACTCGTTCGAGTGGCAGGCAGCGGAGGGGAATAAGGAAGCGGCGGAGGAGGATATGGAGGAGAAGTTTGGGATTGTGATGAAGAAGGCCCGGTCGCTGGTGCTAGTGCCTACGCCAACGCTTGCGAGAGAAGATCTATACTCGTAAGCAATGCATTGTAAATTGAATTGACAGTTATAATCGCTTGAACACATGTGGAATGCTTCACGATGGCTATTGAAATTATAGTTTGTCACTCTTTTCTCAgatatatcaaaattatttagaTCTTTTAATAACAGCTAAATCTTCTCCCATGGATTAACATTCACCAGAACAAAAAAACAAATTTCTAGAGATAATTCTATTCAAAAACTCACTGATATTGTGTTTAAGATGGACTCCTTGAGGATGAATCACTTTATTCATAGGTAAAAATTTTTGGACCCTACCTATTATAGGTAAGGTTTATGAGATCCCATCTATCACTTTACCGTCTATCCTTTTTGAAAATGCTTTGTAATTCATGTATAGACATAACAGTTGCAAAAAGGTGGAACCGTCATCTTAGTGGCCCCATGGGTCCGGCCCCACAGATATCCAGAGGGGGTAAATCACGATTAAGCTGGGCAGGAGGGGTGATTGAGGGTCGAGTGGAATTTAAAGCGCAGCAGACCGAGGTTTTACGCTCGTGTGCAATTGGCGACCCTCGGCCCTTGAACCTCTGTTGCAAGCGTCAGGCACCCttccagctgatccagcccgtgggggcaTTGCATAGACACAACAGTGATATTATAAAAGGGGGGTTTCATCCACATGTGGAGGTATGCGATGCTACATATTTACACACGCTCATTGCTACAATTTCTTTCGCTATTcctttttcaaaactgattactGACTTGAACGTCAGAGGACCAACGCCTGAGCCCCCTTCCTTGGCCTGACAGCCAATGCTCATTGTGACATGCATGACAACTTGAAGTCTTCAATTGGTCAACAGCAAAGCCGAGTTTCCAGCCAGCCATTTTTCCAGTTTTCAAACAATATATGGCATCGTCTATGGAAACTTTGCCTGAtctagaacgtgaagatggacgagacTGGATGACTCACCATAGTAACATTGACGCAAGAAGAACTGGAGATGTTAATAGAAGCTCGTGCAGCTAAAAATGGTGCAACAATGACAAGTAGCAGCTGAGTGTCATTTGCCGAACAACCTCACTATATCTACAACTGGCCAACATACGCTGGACACAGAACCCGAGTGGAGGGCCCGGCCCGTTCTAACCGATCCGGTCCCCTTCAGCAGTCTTTCCTCAAGTACTCGTTCCACCAATTAGCCTATAACTAGTGTCGCCTTCACTGATTGCATATCACATGGCGCTGTTCCGAACACGCCTAGAGGACATGGGCCGAGCGGTGAGGACGTGAGGATCGTCTTCTAGAATGCCCTCGCCTGGGATTTCTGTAAGGAAAGGCTTCCATGACAAGTGACTCCCTTGAGCGGGCTAACACGTCATTCTCTAAAGAGATATTGGAGGGCAAAATCCTGAAACATTATCAATCCTTGTCGATCGGGGAGTACACAAGAGTGATCAACCATGATGAccatttattaaaatttgaaaatgtggTCATACTCTATCGGTACACAGATGGAGTCAACTGTCAAGTGTTCCTCACTACTTTGGCGGGTTCAGTGTAAAGATGGTTCAAACGACTCTTTGTTAAGTCCATTGTAATATCAAGGACTTTTGAACGGTCTTCCTTCATCACTTTGCCAGTAGTCGTCGTGACCACAAGACGACGATGAATCTGTTCTCACTTAAACAGGGGCTCAAGGAGATGCTGAGGACATACATTAAGTGATTTATTTAAATCGCCATGGATGTCCCCTTGGTCACCCTAGAAATTTTGATGAGTACCTTCTCTTAGGGACTTATAGATAATAACTTTTTCTGATCCCTCATCAAGAAGCCTCCGAGGGCTTTCGACTATCTGCTTAGATGAGCCACCAAATACATCAATATTGAAAAGCTTAATCCCCTCGAAAAAAATAGTTCCTAAGCAGGGCGCCCTCTGTGTGTCGATCGGCCAACAACAATTTACCTCCAAAAGGGCCCCAACCAGGCCCTCCGCCACCGTAGCACAAGTCAAGGTCATATGTGTAAGTACCCAGGTTAGTTTTAATGTGGTTAACCGAGTTAAGTTAATttctgttgtgtttaatccttatatctaagtgtgcaagagcttagaaacacaataagtcgagcggaagacgcaactggcgagaaggatgacacaggaaaggAGTCGACGAtttcggtgcatccaagggataaggtgctacggaagagtatgctagcagacgagaaggaagcacactacATTTAtgatggacgagaagccggagtggaagactatTCAAGGAGAAGACCGGAGTTGGGTTctggtgagctcaactttggaagGCCGGAGGATCACTCAAGCAACTGGAGAAGAAGTGAGCAACTGGAGAAGGTGTCAGATGATTAGCGTATGACTGACTGATCCGATCGCCTAGACTAGTTGGTCCGAGCACTCAGACCACCAAGGCGCCTACCAGGCGCCTCGTCACAGTGTCGTTGCTGTGGATCACCTTCGGGTCCACATCAACAACAATCCTAGTTCCCAGACATGGTCCAGGCGctcaaacattaaaaaaaattgatctcAAAGTCGTTGCGTGGAGATAAAGTTTGCCTCACTGGAGGCGCCAGGAGAGAGTCCAAGCGTTCAGAGATGTCATGTCAATAAATGGCTAGTTTCAACCAATAAGCTATAAATAAGCCATGGTCTTCTTCATTCAAATACAACACTTTTTGTATTCGAGTTTTCCATTCTATTCTTCAAAGTTCTGTGTGTTCAACGTTCTGCATAAGGTGTCTCCGCCTCCGACCTGTGTCAAAGAAAGAGTTAACTAGTTGAGTCTCACTTGCCTTGAATTAGCAAcctccctgattgcaaaccagGCAAATCCTTTTTTTGTCTTGTACTTATTTTATGCAATTTAGTTTCGTTTATTAaagtgtttattttaatcaaaGTTGAAAGTTTTGAAAAGAGTATTTCTATCATTTCGGACAAGTCACCCTCTCTTGTTGGTCGCACCGGGACCAACTGTTGGTGTAATCATGCCCTGGGtgttttcaatgtgttgacaactatttaagtttaggttaatacgtttggatctaacgtgtgctgcaagttttgcaagaagaagtccaagaaggtcgagtaccGGAGTCTTGACAGGAGaaagtccttgcaggtcagaagaccaggtataaggcaagagaagtccaaggaggtcgaggACTGGAGTCTTGGCAAGAAAGTCCAGGGATGCGTTTATCTAGCACGAGGTATTGGTTGGGAAACCAGCAAGCAATCAATTGGTAAATCGATTGAGGCGCATAACTGAACAGAAtactgctggatcgatcagctgatcgattggaggaaaccaatcgatcggccgattgattgatGGCCTCTGCACGAAAGCACAGAATGaacttgaatcgatcagtcgatcaattggagtaatccaatcgatcagtcgatcaattggagtaatccaatcgatcggtcgatcgattcacatgCTTTCTGCACAAGAGCACAGTgcgaacctggatcgatcagctgaacGATTGGAGataaccaatcgatcggtcgatcgattcacaaggCTTCTGCACGAAGGAGCAGTgcgattttgaatcgatcagccgatcgattggagataaccaatcaatcggccgatcgattgaatccACTTCTGTACTTATGAAATATACGGCTGAATCGATCCGgtgttggcccaatcgatcgtgACGACGCTCAACAgctatatttgaatcgattggagatgtgcccaatcgatcgacggcGACGATCACATGAGAAACGGCTACTTTTGAAGACAAATAAAAAGGGGAAATGC includes these proteins:
- the LOC122051665 gene encoding flavonoid 3'-monooxygenase CYP75B137-like translates to MEVIGNVVLFYAFAFLLAALTHAALFRSRRHEPPLPPGPRGLPLLGSLPFLRPDLHSHFARLARDHGPIFSLRLGSKLAVVISSPAIAREVLRDHDAVFANRDVPAAARIISYGGDADIAWNPNGPTWRMLRRVCVREMLGPAGLDAVYALRRREVRASVERIRSRAGSAVDVGVEMFLATMNAVTRTLWGSTMEEGDERSIEVGREFRKLVAEITELLGRPNVSDFFPAVAWMDLQGIQRQMRTLLRRFDQIFEEIIEMRKRKKQGGGSGEDFLELMLRLEREGGDGKTPFTMANVKALLMDMVVGGSETSSNTVEWAMAEIVRKPEILRRVKAELDSVVGRDAVVEESHIFRLPYLSAVIKEVLRLRPALPLMVPHCPSATCVIGGYTVPSGSRVFVNVWAIHRDPEIWQDPLEFRPERFAGVGEGGNQNWDFSGNDFRYLPFGSGRRICAGMVMAERMVAYMVATLVHSFEWQAAEGNKEAAEEDMEEKFGIVMKKARSLVLVPTPTLAREDLYS